Proteins encoded in a region of the Candidatus Cloacimonadota bacterium genome:
- the glyA gene encoding serine hydroxymethyltransferase, translated as MINYDEIRKADPEIYQAIMGELKRQSENLELIASENYVDYSVLEATGCIMTNKYAEGYPYRRSKKTGELTYRLSGRYYGGCDFVNDAERLAIERAKELFGAEHANVQPHSGSQANMAVYFAVLQPGDKIMGMSLSHGGHLTHGHTVSFSGIFYNAVHYEVNKETEQLDYNELMELAKKEKPKLIMCGASAYPRIIDFKKFKEIADEIGAYLVADIAHIAGLIVAGLHPSPVPYADFVTTTTHKTLRGPRAGIILCKKKYQDIIDKTVMPGIQGGPLMHVIAAKAIALKKAQTEEFKEYQRQIVKNASVLADALIERGFNLVSGGTDNHLMLINLGKKGEGPSGKKIEKALDKAGITANKNTVPFDTRSPFVTSGIRLGTPALTTRGMKENEMIQIAEFIKQVYDNFDNDEKLAMIRDKVRELCSQFPIYEELKS; from the coding sequence ATGATAAATTATGATGAGATAAGAAAAGCTGACCCAGAAATTTATCAAGCAATTATGGGTGAATTAAAAAGGCAGTCAGAAAATCTGGAACTTATTGCTTCAGAAAATTATGTAGATTATTCTGTATTGGAAGCAACAGGCTGTATTATGACAAACAAATACGCAGAAGGTTATCCATATAGAAGAAGCAAAAAGACTGGGGAACTGACTTACAGACTGAGTGGAAGATACTATGGTGGATGTGATTTTGTTAATGATGCTGAAAGACTGGCAATTGAAAGAGCAAAAGAATTATTTGGCGCTGAACACGCAAATGTGCAACCACATTCTGGCTCCCAGGCAAATATGGCAGTTTATTTTGCAGTTCTACAACCGGGTGATAAAATTATGGGGATGAGCCTTTCTCATGGTGGTCATCTTACACATGGGCATACGGTTAGCTTTTCAGGTATTTTTTATAATGCTGTTCATTATGAGGTAAACAAAGAGACAGAACAACTTGATTATAACGAATTGATGGAACTTGCAAAAAAGGAAAAACCTAAATTAATAATGTGTGGTGCCTCAGCATATCCAAGAATAATTGATTTCAAAAAGTTTAAAGAGATTGCTGATGAAATCGGTGCTTACCTTGTTGCCGATATTGCTCATATTGCCGGGCTAATTGTTGCAGGTCTTCATCCATCGCCAGTTCCATACGCTGATTTTGTTACAACGACAACCCATAAGACATTACGAGGTCCTCGTGCTGGAATAATTCTTTGTAAGAAAAAATATCAAGATATAATAGATAAAACAGTTATGCCAGGAATCCAAGGTGGTCCTTTAATGCATGTTATTGCTGCAAAGGCTATTGCACTGAAAAAAGCTCAAACTGAGGAATTTAAGGAATATCAAAGACAAATTGTAAAAAATGCTTCTGTTCTTGCGGATGCACTTATTGAAAGAGGATTTAATCTTGTTTCTGGTGGAACTGATAATCATCTGATGCTGATTAACTTAGGCAAAAAAGGTGAAGGACCAAGTGGAAAGAAGATAGAAAAAGCTCTGGATAAAGCTGGAATCACTGCTAATAAAAATACTGTCCCATTTGATACTCGTAGCCCATTTGTTACAAGCGGAATTAGACTTGGAACACCTGCTTTGACAACAAGAGGAATGAAAGAAAATGAAATGATACAAATTGCTGAATTTATTAAACAGGTTTATGATAACTTTGATAATGATGAAAAATTAGCAATGATTAGAGACAAAGTAAGAGAGCTGTGTTCACAGTTCCCAATATATGAAGAGTTGAAATCATAA
- the rpiB gene encoding ribose 5-phosphate isomerase B: MRIIIASDHAGYKLKKSLIEFFDKKYSVKDFGTDSEESVDYPDFGFSASEKVAQGKFDRGILICGTGIGMSIVANKVKGIRAALCNSVEIAKLSRQHNDANILVLSGKFMNKDLAVEIVKTWLNTEFNGGRHKRRIDKIKYFEMK; encoded by the coding sequence ATGAGAATTATTATTGCTTCTGACCATGCAGGATATAAATTAAAAAAATCTTTAATTGAATTTTTTGATAAAAAATATTCTGTTAAAGATTTTGGAACTGATAGTGAAGAATCTGTAGATTATCCAGATTTTGGTTTTTCCGCTTCAGAAAAGGTTGCACAAGGAAAATTTGATAGAGGTATACTAATTTGTGGAACCGGTATTGGTATGAGTATTGTCGCTAATAAGGTTAAAGGAATAAGAGCTGCGCTTTGCAATTCTGTTGAAATTGCGAAACTTTCCAGACAACATAATGATGCAAATATTCTGGTCTTATCCGGGAAATTTATGAATAAAGATTTAGCCGTAGAAATAGTTAAGACCTGGCTTAATACTGAATTCAATGGTGGAAGACATAAAAGGCGAATTGATAAAATTAAATATTTTGAAATGAAATAA
- a CDS encoding bifunctional enoyl-CoA hydratase/phosphate acetyltransferase: MKPIRHLKDIENLLDIREKKTLSVVMAQDPHTIGAIGRALNNGFINVVVTGQKEKIKEVAKEKNVDIVQMKIIDVHSEKEGIEKAIQIIHDGKADFLMKGLCGSAAYMRGILDKKKGLLPPKGVLSHVTVVELPAYHKLMILSDVAVIPYPDLSQKIKMIEYSKQVANALGIQKPKVAILAAVEKVNPKMPCTLDAAILAKMQDRKQFKDIFIDGPLAMDLAISKESVRIKGVKSEVAGDADIFIFPNIEAGNMVYKTLTYLAKGELAAIVAGTKVPCILTSRADSDDSKYYSILLGALTS, encoded by the coding sequence GTGAAACCAATTCGTCATTTAAAAGATATTGAGAATTTATTAGATATTAGAGAGAAGAAGACCTTATCCGTTGTTATGGCTCAAGACCCGCATACTATTGGTGCAATAGGCAGAGCATTAAATAATGGCTTCATTAATGTGGTTGTTACTGGTCAAAAAGAAAAGATTAAGGAGGTAGCAAAAGAAAAAAATGTAGATATTGTACAAATGAAAATTATTGATGTCCATTCAGAAAAAGAGGGAATTGAAAAGGCAATTCAAATTATTCATGATGGCAAAGCTGATTTTCTTATGAAAGGACTTTGTGGGTCTGCTGCTTATATGAGAGGTATTTTAGATAAAAAGAAAGGATTATTGCCGCCTAAAGGAGTGTTATCACATGTAACTGTTGTAGAGTTGCCAGCTTATCATAAATTGATGATTCTTTCTGATGTTGCTGTTATCCCATATCCAGATCTTTCTCAAAAGATAAAAATGATAGAATATTCCAAGCAAGTAGCTAATGCACTTGGTATTCAGAAACCTAAGGTTGCTATTCTTGCAGCTGTTGAAAAAGTAAATCCAAAGATGCCGTGTACACTTGATGCGGCAATACTCGCAAAAATGCAAGACAGAAAACAATTTAAAGATATTTTTATTGATGGACCTTTAGCGATGGATTTAGCAATCTCAAAAGAAAGTGTAAGGATTAAAGGGGTGAAGAGTGAAGTTGCTGGCGATGCCGATATATTTATTTTCCCAAATATTGAAGCTGGAAATATGGTTTATAAAACTTTAACTTATCTCGCAAAAGGTGAGTTAGCTGCAATTGTTGCAGGAACGAAAGTACCTTGTATTTTGACTTCTCGTGCTGATAGTGATGATTCAAAATACTACTCAATTCTTTTAGGAGCATTAACTTCATAA
- the purD gene encoding phosphoribosylamine--glycine ligase, translated as MQKILIVGGGGREHSLGWKLSQSKEISEVLYAPGNAGTKEEKGRNIPINSTKKENFPALLDLIKSENIDLTLIGPEAPLADGLVNYLNSSGYNRVFGPTKEATRLESDKFFSCDLMKKLNIPQAESIKCYSTDEAIKAIHKLSTKEGIVLKARGLTGGKGVIVCDSKKQALANIVNHTKKYGEDVLIAERLFGEEFSVFGISDGKKVLPLEISIQDHKPLLDEDKGPNTGGMGAYAPAPVANVDMVKYIAENIMTPIVQKMANDGVPYKGLLYGGMIMTNEGPKVLEFNVRFGDPESQPAMMMIKSNLYEVLSLALEGKLYDANIEFKPGASCCVVIASKGYPKKYKKGFTIHGLKAANSIKNVKVFHAGTKAYQGSILTAGGRILGVTSYSPKGIKEAQKIAYKAVSKINIEGGFYYRKDIADKALKYDKDN; from the coding sequence ATGCAAAAAATTTTGATAGTTGGGGGAGGTGGTAGAGAACACTCCCTTGGTTGGAAACTATCTCAAAGCAAAGAAATTTCCGAAGTTTTATATGCTCCAGGAAACGCAGGAACTAAAGAGGAAAAAGGAAGAAACATACCAATTAATAGCACAAAAAAAGAAAATTTTCCTGCATTATTAGACTTAATTAAATCCGAAAATATTGATTTGACTCTTATTGGTCCTGAAGCACCATTAGCAGATGGCTTGGTGAATTACCTAAACTCTTCAGGTTATAACAGGGTGTTTGGACCTACGAAAGAAGCAACAAGGCTAGAATCAGATAAGTTCTTTTCTTGCGATTTGATGAAAAAGCTCAATATACCACAAGCAGAATCTATTAAATGCTATTCTACGGATGAAGCAATAAAAGCAATACACAAACTTTCTACTAAAGAAGGCATTGTCTTAAAGGCTCGTGGTCTTACTGGTGGGAAAGGTGTTATCGTATGTGATTCAAAAAAGCAAGCACTCGCAAATATAGTTAATCACACGAAAAAATATGGAGAAGATGTTTTAATTGCTGAAAGATTATTCGGAGAAGAGTTTTCTGTTTTTGGAATCTCAGATGGGAAAAAAGTATTGCCACTGGAAATTTCTATCCAGGACCATAAACCATTATTAGATGAAGATAAGGGACCCAATACAGGCGGTATGGGTGCTTATGCTCCAGCACCTGTTGCTAATGTTGATATGGTTAAGTATATTGCAGAAAATATTATGACACCGATTGTTCAAAAAATGGCAAATGATGGTGTGCCATATAAAGGGCTTTTGTATGGCGGAATGATAATGACAAACGAAGGCCCAAAAGTTCTTGAATTTAATGTTCGTTTTGGTGACCCAGAATCTCAACCTGCAATGATGATGATTAAAAGCAATTTATATGAGGTACTGTCTTTAGCTTTAGAAGGCAAACTATATGATGCAAATATAGAATTTAAGCCAGGAGCATCCTGCTGTGTTGTGATAGCATCAAAAGGTTACCCTAAAAAATACAAAAAAGGCTTCACAATACATGGATTAAAGGCAGCAAACAGTATCAAAAATGTAAAAGTATTTCATGCAGGAACGAAAGCATATCAAGGCTCTATTTTAACAGCTGGCGGGAGAATACTTGGAGTGACTAGTTATTCACCAAAAGGAATTAAAGAAGCACAAAAAATAGCATACAAAGCAGTCTCAAAAATAAATATTGAAGGTGGATTTTACTATAGAAAAGATATAGCTGATAAGGCACTAAAATATGATAAAGATAATTGA
- the guaA gene encoding glutamine-hydrolyzing GMP synthase: MIKIIDCGSQLTQNIARRIRELGVFTEIVPFHTKPDKVLTKGLEGIIISGGQFSVYDENSPLYSKDILNSDMPILGICYGQQSIAHILGGKVRQAVNREYGETKVSIVKTSPLFKGIPKNFKVWMSHGDVVKEVPKDFKIIAESQNKEIAAMQKGNIYSVQFHPEVDHTEHGRKILDNFLTICNAARTWDPTKEYNKIIKETKGKTKGKTGVGGISGGVDSTTLSVLLNKIAGKNYYPIFIDNGLLRLNELAEVKSILNEFNLNVIYIDSRKKFLKKLKGITNPDEKRKIIGNEFIKIFEEEAKKLDAEYLAQGTLYPDVIESVPLYGSSSIIKRHHNVGGLPEKMNLKIIEPFKNLFKDEVRKIAKQKLGLPKKLVYRHPFPGPGLGVRIIGEITKEKLMTLKKVDSIFIEELKKRNIYNSISQAFAILTSTQSVGVMGDEHTYKKIIALRAVTTKDFMTADWYDFNKKDLTAIANRIINEVDGINRVVYDITQKPPSTIEWE; the protein is encoded by the coding sequence ATGATAAAGATAATTGATTGTGGAAGCCAATTAACACAGAATATTGCTAGACGTATCCGTGAATTAGGTGTTTTTACAGAGATTGTGCCATTCCACACTAAACCAGACAAAGTCTTAACTAAAGGCCTGGAAGGAATTATCATTTCTGGGGGACAGTTTAGTGTTTACGATGAAAATTCTCCACTTTACTCAAAAGATATTCTCAATTCTGATATGCCCATACTTGGAATCTGCTATGGTCAACAATCCATTGCACACATTTTAGGAGGAAAAGTAAGACAGGCAGTTAATAGAGAATACGGAGAAACAAAAGTTAGTATAGTAAAAACAAGTCCTCTTTTTAAGGGCATTCCTAAAAACTTCAAAGTATGGATGAGTCATGGGGATGTTGTAAAAGAAGTGCCAAAAGATTTTAAGATTATTGCAGAGTCTCAAAACAAAGAAATTGCAGCTATGCAGAAGGGAAATATTTACTCTGTCCAATTTCACCCAGAAGTAGACCACACAGAACATGGAAGAAAGATTTTAGATAATTTTCTAACAATTTGCAATGCGGCAAGAACCTGGGACCCAACAAAAGAATACAATAAAATAATCAAAGAAACTAAAGGAAAAACAAAAGGAAAAACCGGGGTCGGTGGTATCAGCGGTGGCGTAGATTCAACGACCCTCTCTGTTTTACTTAATAAAATCGCTGGCAAAAATTATTATCCAATATTCATTGATAATGGACTGTTGAGACTAAACGAGTTAGCAGAAGTAAAATCAATCTTGAATGAATTTAATTTAAATGTAATTTATATAGATTCAAGAAAAAAATTCCTGAAAAAATTAAAGGGTATCACTAATCCAGATGAAAAAAGAAAAATTATTGGCAATGAATTTATCAAAATTTTTGAAGAAGAAGCAAAAAAACTTGATGCAGAATATCTTGCCCAGGGCACTCTTTACCCGGATGTGATTGAAAGTGTCCCACTATATGGCTCATCATCAATAATAAAAAGACACCATAATGTGGGAGGCCTTCCAGAAAAAATGAACCTAAAAATTATTGAGCCTTTCAAAAATTTATTCAAAGATGAAGTAAGAAAAATAGCAAAACAAAAATTAGGATTACCAAAAAAACTTGTTTATAGACATCCATTTCCTGGCCCTGGTTTAGGAGTAAGAATTATTGGAGAAATAACCAAAGAGAAGTTAATGACTCTAAAAAAAGTAGACTCAATCTTTATTGAAGAACTAAAGAAAAGAAATATTTACAATAGCATAAGTCAGGCATTTGCTATCCTAACAAGCACGCAGTCTGTTGGTGTTATGGGAGATGAACACACATATAAAAAAATTATTGCACTAAGAGCAGTAACAACAAAAGACTTTATGACTGCTGATTGGTATGACTTTAATAAGAAAGATTTAACAGCAATTGCCAATAGAATTATAAATGAAGTTGATGGCATCAACAGGGTTGTTTATGACATAACACAAAAACCACCAAGTACAATAGAGTGGGAATAA
- a CDS encoding formyltransferase family protein, which translates to MQLKKLYNPTEGQMRVAALMSGTGTNLVKIIEHEKKLNKEREKSPYHIVVIFSDTFDSNATRIGKDYDIPVITHDIKGFYSAKNKPRTDLETRVNFDNETVKALSPYNIKAAVYAGYMSIVTKPLINAFLGINVHPADLSIIQGNKKKYSGAHAIRKAILAGEKYLKSTTHIIEPRVDYGKILMISQPLKVELGDNFDPNDKAIVKKVEYENQERLKKAGDWIIFPKTLQYIAEGRYSKDKTGHLYFDEKPIPNGLKI; encoded by the coding sequence ATGCAACTAAAAAAACTATACAATCCAACAGAAGGACAAATGAGAGTAGCTGCTTTAATGTCTGGTACAGGAACGAATTTAGTAAAAATCATTGAGCATGAAAAAAAATTAAATAAAGAAAGGGAAAAATCCCCGTATCATATAGTAGTTATCTTTAGTGATACTTTTGACAGCAATGCAACAAGGATTGGCAAAGACTATGACATTCCTGTCATAACTCATGATATTAAGGGATTTTATTCTGCAAAAAACAAACCAAGAACAGATTTAGAAACAAGAGTTAATTTTGACAATGAAACAGTTAAAGCTTTATCTCCTTATAACATAAAAGCTGCGGTCTATGCTGGATACATGAGTATTGTAACCAAACCATTAATCAATGCATTTCTTGGAATCAATGTTCATCCTGCTGATTTGTCTATAATACAAGGAAATAAAAAAAAATATTCAGGGGCTCATGCTATAAGAAAAGCGATTCTTGCTGGTGAAAAATATCTTAAATCAACAACCCATATAATAGAACCAAGAGTTGATTACGGAAAAATTCTAATGATATCACAACCGCTAAAAGTAGAATTAGGAGATAATTTTGACCCAAATGACAAAGCCATTGTAAAAAAAGTTGAATATGAAAACCAGGAACGTCTTAAAAAGGCAGGCGATTGGATAATTTTTCCTAAAACTCTGCAATATATTGCAGAAGGAAGATACTCAAAAGATAAAACGGGCCACTTATACTTTGATGAAAAGCCAATTCCTAATGGATTAAAAATATAA
- a CDS encoding AIR synthase-related protein produces the protein MVKQNIDDYEQLEKIAIQQGKKALSKSPNLFDRTKTKKGFFFELKENNTVHPNYYAIHCVDGVGTKLFLSAWSDNYSLQPIDAIAMNANDMATAIHSFPDTIDLYLAVQTNVEKKHMNEIMQGFVAAIEKIRIPDAPFNPNIGKIETASLDEIISLGIPGKGWDVGVVMTGYIKKNKVPNLNPKPGNIIVGVSSTGLHSNGYTLARHALFTRDVEYRDEWKNQYKGRFHFNDKPSVLEGKTVIEALQVPTAIYLKEAALIGRKFNSRDIYGINITGNGLANFNRAGQNVSFNITDPLEPLPIHKLLIEESKLRPKQAYTKQNMGMGFAYITPDLKTAESIVNLINENKENKAKIIGEVGKNNNKELRTTIYHPYKGKPLDFIGYNN, from the coding sequence ATGGTAAAACAAAACATAGATGATTATGAACAATTAGAAAAAATAGCCATTCAGCAAGGCAAAAAAGCACTTTCAAAATCTCCTAACTTATTTGACAGAACAAAAACCAAAAAAGGATTTTTCTTTGAATTAAAAGAAAACAATACTGTCCACCCAAACTACTACGCTATACATTGTGTGGATGGTGTTGGCACAAAACTATTTTTGAGTGCATGGTCTGATAATTATTCCTTGCAGCCAATTGATGCTATTGCAATGAACGCTAATGACATGGCTACAGCCATCCATTCATTCCCAGATACTATTGATTTATATCTTGCTGTTCAAACTAATGTAGAGAAAAAGCACATGAATGAAATTATGCAAGGCTTTGTAGCTGCAATTGAAAAAATCCGAATTCCAGATGCACCGTTTAACCCAAATATTGGGAAAATAGAAACAGCATCACTTGATGAAATAATCTCTTTAGGTATCCCGGGTAAGGGATGGGATGTGGGTGTTGTAATGACCGGCTATATTAAAAAAAACAAAGTTCCAAACTTAAACCCAAAACCGGGAAACATAATTGTTGGCGTTTCATCAACAGGTCTTCACAGTAATGGTTACACATTAGCAAGACATGCACTCTTTACCCGAGATGTTGAATACAGAGATGAGTGGAAAAATCAGTATAAAGGAAGATTTCATTTTAATGATAAACCATCTGTCTTGGAAGGAAAAACAGTTATTGAAGCTCTGCAAGTTCCAACAGCTATATATCTAAAGGAGGCTGCGTTAATAGGCCGAAAATTTAATAGCAGAGATATCTATGGAATAAATATTACTGGAAATGGGCTTGCTAACTTTAATCGCGCTGGTCAAAATGTTTCATTTAATATTACAGACCCCTTAGAACCTTTACCTATCCATAAATTATTAATAGAAGAATCAAAATTAAGACCTAAACAAGCATATACAAAACAGAACATGGGTATGGGTTTTGCCTACATAACTCCGGACCTGAAAACAGCTGAAAGTATTGTAAATTTAATCAATGAGAATAAAGAAAACAAGGCTAAGATCATTGGTGAAGTGGGAAAAAACAATAACAAGGAATTACGAACAACAATATACCACCCATATAAAGGTAAGCCATTAGATTTTATAGGCTATAACAACTAA
- a CDS encoding AIR carboxylase family protein produces MIDKKFKEIIQSNTGCTVVLAGSSSDKKQIDKVVESLDKYEIPYQVRICSAHKQPIKLMEIIKEYNQIEGSISYVAIAGGTDALSGILSYHTLGPVISCPPDALNQSCLTNPPGSSNVYISKPGNVGKFIAQMYSGINPKFKKLLKQNNAKKVNSLEESDINFQRMYEKNE; encoded by the coding sequence ATGATAGACAAAAAATTCAAGGAAATAATACAGTCAAATACCGGTTGTACTGTAGTTTTAGCAGGTTCCAGCAGTGACAAAAAACAGATTGATAAAGTTGTTGAGTCGTTAGATAAATATGAAATCCCCTATCAAGTAAGAATCTGTTCGGCACATAAACAGCCAATTAAACTGATGGAAATAATCAAGGAATATAATCAAATTGAAGGTTCAATTTCTTATGTTGCTATTGCTGGAGGAACAGACGCATTATCAGGAATATTATCTTATCATACCTTAGGTCCAGTCATAAGCTGCCCACCAGATGCGCTAAACCAAAGCTGCTTAACAAATCCCCCTGGAAGTTCTAATGTATATATTTCTAAACCAGGTAATGTTGGAAAGTTTATAGCTCAGATGTATTCAGGAATAAATCCAAAATTCAAGAAACTATTAAAACAAAATAATGCAAAAAAAGTTAACTCTCTCGAAGAATCTGATATTAATTTCCAAAGAATGTATGAAAAAAATGAATAA